One Malania oleifera isolate guangnan ecotype guangnan chromosome 9, ASM2987363v1, whole genome shotgun sequence DNA segment encodes these proteins:
- the LOC131163974 gene encoding serine acetyltransferase 5-like has translation MPTQEHHPPSPTTDAAYDDEAWVWSQIKAEARRDAESEPALASYLYSTILSHSSLPRSLSFHLGNKLSSSTLVSTLLYDLFLNSFSSDSSLRSAVVADLRAARYRDPSCTSFSHCLLNYKGFLAIQAHRVAHKLWAQSRRPLALALQSRIADVFAVDVHPAATMGKGVLLDHATGVVIGETAVVGNNVSILHQVTLGGTGKTVGDRHPKIGDGVLIGAGATVLGNVKIGEGAKIGAGSVVLSDVPPWTTAVGSPARLVGGKERPKVHEDVPGESMDHTSFISEWSDYII, from the coding sequence ATGCCCACCCAAGAGCACCATCCTCCGTCGCCGACGACCGACGCCGCCTACGACGATGAAGCCTGGGTCTGGTCCCAAATCAAGGCCGAAGCCCGCCGCGACGCCGAATCCGAACCCGCCCTCGCCAGCTACCTCTACTCCACCATTCTCTCCCACTCCTCCCTCCCTCGTTCTCTCTCTTTCCATTTGGGCAACAAGCTCTCCTCCTCCACTCTCGTCTCCACCCTCCTCTACGACCTCTTCCTCAACTCCTTCTCCTCCGACAGCTCCCTCCGATCCGCCGTCGTCGCCGACCTCCGCGCCGCCCGCTACCGCGACCCCTCCTGCACCTCTTTCTCCCACTGCCTCCTCAACTACAAGGGCTTTCTCGCCATTCAGGCCCACCGAGTCGCGCACAAGCTCTGGGCCCAGTCGCGCCGGCCGCTCGCGCTCGCGCTCCAGTCGCGGATCGCCGACGTGTTCGCCGTTGACGTGCATCCGGCGGCGACGATGGGGAAGGGAGTGCTGCTGGACCACGCGACGGGGGTGGTGATCGGCGAGACGGCGGTGGTGGGGAACAATGTTTCGATTTTGCATCAGGTGACGCTGGGGGGCACCGGGAAGACGGTCGGCGACCGGCATCCGAAGATCGGCGACGGGGTGTTGATCGGGGCGGGGGCGACAGTGCTGGGGAATGTGAAGATCGGGGAGGGGGCGAAGATCGGGGCGGGGTCGGTGGTGCTGAGCGATGTGCCGCCTTGGACGACGGCGGTGGGGAGTCCGGCGAGGCTGGTGGGAGGGAAGGAGCGGCCGAAGGTGCACGAAGACGTGCCGGGAGAATCGATGGATCACACTTCCTTCATTTCGGAGTGGTCGGATTACATCATCTGA